Part of the Paenibacillus aurantius genome, GAAGCGATCCTCGAGGCCGCAACAACCCGGATGCGCCCGATCGTCATGACGGCGGTCGCCACCATTTGCGCGATGCTGCCGCTCGTGTTCGGCCATTCCGTCTCAGGCGGTATGAACATCGTTTCGAAGAGCCTGGCCATCGTCGTTATCGGCGGCCTTGCTTCGGCAACGGTGCTGACCCTGATTGTCATCCCGGCTCTTTACGAGCTGCTGTACTTCCGCAAATCCGCCAAGCAGCGCCATGCGGATACCGCAGTGAAATCCTTGGCTGCATAACGGCAGAAGCCGAATAGAAAGAACCGCCGCTCGGAGAGCTTATCCTTGCTGGCGGTTCTTTTGCGTTACCTGAGAAGCGTGGGCTGCTTGGGTAGATTATTGTCTGAAAACTCTATCAATATCCGAACGATTATATTGGAATATATAAAATTGTTCGTTTTTCTCACTTTTTCCTCTTTTCATGTCCGGGCATTTACGCTATACTCGAAGGGAAAAACAAGTTTACCCGCAAAAGCCTCTCGTATAATAGCAGGAATGGGCCTGCAAGTCTCTACCCGGTCACCGGAAATGACCGGACTACGAGTGATTACTCCACGTTTTTCAGGAGTCTGTCCCGCCAAGGGACGGCTTTGGGCCGATACGCGCCTGTATGGATTATCACTCGAACCCCGACGTCTTCGGACGCCGGCCGGCTTCGGGTGTTTTTTGTTTAGCGGCAGAAATCGTTAACGCACTTAATACCTAACGCATCTAAGGGAGGAATTATGGAACAGCTCAAGCAAGCCATCCGGACGGAGGGCTCCGTCCTGTCGGCCAACGTACTGAAAGTAGACGCCTTTCTTAACCACCGGATCGACCCGGTGCTCATGGCCGCCATCGGCCGCGAATTCGCCGAACGCTTCCGGGAAGCCGGCATCACGAAAATTCTCACCATCGAAACGTCGGGCATCGCTCCCGCGCTGATGGCTGCGCTCGAGCTTGGAGTGGCGGTGGTGTTTGCCCGCAAGCAGAAGTCGTTGACGATGCGGGACGACCTTTATGTCCAGAAAGTATACTCGTTCACGAAGCAGGTGGAGAACGAAGTGACCGTTTCCCGCAAGTTCCTGGAGAAGGGCGACCGCGTCCTCATCATCGACGACTTCCTCGCCCACGGGGAAGCGGCCTTCGGGCTCGCCAAGATCGTGGAGGAAGCGGGCGGGGCCGTCGCCGGGATCGGCATCGTCATCGAGAAATCGTTCCAGAACGGAGCCGCCAAGCTTCAGGAGGCGGGCTACCGGGTAGAGTCACTCGCCCGGATCGCGTCGCTTGAGAACAACCAAGTCCAATTCGTGGAGGAAACCATCCATGCCTAGTCCAGCCAAAACCTTCACCCTCGGCCTCCAGCACGTGCTCGCCATGTATGCCGGAGCCGTCATCGTGCCGCTTATCGTAGGCGGAGCCTTGAAGCTGACGCCCGAGCAGCTCGGCTACCTGATCTCCATCGACCTGCTTACGTGCGGGATCGCCACGCTGCTTCAGGTGTGGACGAACCGCTTCTTCGGAATCGGCCTGCCGGTTGTCCTCGGCTGTACCTTCACAGCCGTCGGCCCGATGATCGCCATCGGCAGCGAATACGGCGTCTCGGCCATCTACGGCTCGATTCTCGCCTCCGGCCTGCTCGTCGTGCTGTTCGCCGGCTTCTTCGGCCGCCTAGTGAAGTTCTTCCCGCCGATCGTGACCGGCTCGGTCGTAACGATCATCGGGATCACCCTGATTCCCGTCGCCATTCACGACATGGGCGGCGGCCAGGGCAGCCCCGACTTCGGCTCCCCGAAGAACCTGATGCTTTCCTTCGGCGTCCTGGTGCT contains:
- a CDS encoding xanthine phosphoribosyltransferase — protein: MEQLKQAIRTEGSVLSANVLKVDAFLNHRIDPVLMAAIGREFAERFREAGITKILTIETSGIAPALMAALELGVAVVFARKQKSLTMRDDLYVQKVYSFTKQVENEVTVSRKFLEKGDRVLIIDDFLAHGEAAFGLAKIVEEAGGAVAGIGIVIEKSFQNGAAKLQEAGYRVESLARIASLENNQVQFVEETIHA